A stretch of the Bacillus licheniformis DSM 13 = ATCC 14580 genome encodes the following:
- a CDS encoding YdiK family protein, translating to MRSPKFWGVIYLLTGVLFTYLAATSPGSMWSFYTILLMLFAAYNISISFKMFALAGRMKRKDQ from the coding sequence ATGAGAAGCCCTAAATTCTGGGGAGTGATTTATTTATTAACGGGTGTGCTGTTTACGTATCTCGCGGCAACCTCGCCCGGAAGCATGTGGTCTTTTTATACGATCCTGCTGATGCTTTTCGCAGCCTATAATATCAGCATCTCCTTTAAAATGTTCGCCCTGGCCGGCAGGATGAAGCGAAAAGATCAATAG
- the groL gene encoding chaperonin GroEL (60 kDa chaperone family; promotes refolding of misfolded polypeptides especially under stressful conditions; forms two stacked rings of heptamers to form a barrel-shaped 14mer; ends can be capped by GroES; misfolded proteins enter the barrel where they are refolded when GroES binds), with protein MAKDIKFSEEARRSMLRGVDALADAVKVTLGPKGRNVVLEKKFGSPLITNDGVTIAKEIELEDAFENMGAKLVAEVASKTNDVAGDGTTTATVLAQAMIREGLKNVTAGANPVGVRKGIEQAVAVAVESLKEISKPIEGKESIAQVASISAADEEVGSLIAEAMERVGNDGVITIEESKGFTTELEVVEGMQFDRGYASPYMVTDSDKMEAVLENPYILVTDKKITNIQEILPVLEQVVQQGKPLLLIAEDVEGEALATLVVNKLRGTFNAVAVKAPGFGDRRKAMLEDISILTGAEVITEDLGLDLKSTQINQLGRASKVVVTKENTTIVEGAGDTEQIAARVNQIRAQVEETTSEFDKEKLQERLAKLAGGVAVIKVGAATETELKERKLRIEDALNSTRAAVEEGIVSGGGTALVNVYNKVAALEAEGDELTGINIVLRALEEPIRQIAHNAGLEGSVIVERLKNEEIGVGYNAATGEWVNMIDKGIVDPTKVTRSALQNAASVAAMFLTTEAVVADKPEENKGGAGMPDMGGMGGMGGMM; from the coding sequence ATGGCAAAAGATATTAAGTTTAGCGAAGAAGCCCGCCGTTCAATGCTGCGCGGTGTAGATGCATTGGCGGATGCTGTAAAGGTAACTTTGGGACCTAAAGGACGCAACGTCGTTCTTGAGAAAAAATTCGGTTCTCCATTAATCACAAACGACGGTGTAACCATCGCGAAAGAAATCGAGCTTGAAGACGCGTTCGAAAACATGGGCGCAAAGCTTGTTGCTGAAGTTGCGAGCAAAACAAACGATGTTGCCGGTGACGGTACAACAACAGCGACAGTTCTAGCTCAGGCGATGATTCGCGAAGGTCTTAAAAACGTAACTGCCGGCGCTAACCCTGTAGGCGTGCGCAAAGGTATCGAGCAGGCTGTGGCTGTAGCTGTTGAAAGCCTGAAAGAAATCTCTAAACCAATTGAAGGCAAAGAATCAATCGCACAAGTTGCTTCAATCTCCGCTGCAGACGAAGAAGTCGGAAGCCTGATCGCTGAAGCAATGGAGCGCGTCGGCAACGACGGTGTTATCACGATCGAAGAATCCAAAGGATTCACAACAGAGCTTGAAGTGGTTGAAGGTATGCAGTTCGACCGCGGATATGCGTCTCCTTACATGGTGACGGATTCCGATAAGATGGAAGCGGTTCTTGAGAATCCGTACATCTTAGTAACAGACAAAAAAATCACAAACATTCAAGAAATCCTGCCGGTGCTTGAGCAAGTCGTGCAACAAGGCAAACCGTTGCTTCTGATTGCTGAAGACGTTGAAGGTGAAGCTCTTGCAACATTGGTTGTCAACAAGCTTCGCGGAACATTCAACGCAGTGGCTGTTAAAGCGCCTGGATTCGGCGACCGCCGCAAAGCGATGCTCGAAGACATCTCTATCCTGACAGGCGCCGAAGTGATCACAGAAGATTTAGGTCTTGACCTTAAATCAACTCAAATCAATCAATTGGGACGCGCTTCTAAAGTTGTTGTTACAAAAGAAAACACAACAATTGTTGAAGGTGCGGGAGATACAGAGCAAATCGCGGCACGCGTCAACCAAATCCGCGCTCAAGTTGAAGAAACAACTTCTGAGTTCGATAAAGAAAAATTACAAGAACGCCTTGCTAAGCTTGCAGGCGGCGTAGCTGTCATCAAAGTCGGAGCTGCGACTGAAACAGAATTGAAAGAACGCAAGCTTCGCATCGAAGACGCCCTGAACTCTACTCGCGCTGCGGTAGAAGAAGGAATCGTATCCGGCGGTGGTACAGCTCTTGTCAATGTTTACAATAAAGTAGCTGCCCTTGAAGCTGAAGGCGACGAACTGACTGGTATCAACATCGTTCTTCGCGCTCTTGAAGAACCAATCCGTCAAATCGCGCACAACGCGGGTCTTGAAGGATCTGTCATCGTTGAGCGCCTGAAAAATGAAGAAATCGGCGTCGGCTACAACGCTGCAACAGGCGAATGGGTGAACATGATCGACAAAGGTATCGTTGACCCTACAAAAGTAACACGCTCAGCTCTGCAAAACGCAGCATCTGTAGCGGCTATGTTCCTGACAACTGAAGCAGTTGTTGCCGACAAACCGGAAGAAAACAAAGGCGGCGCAGGAATGCCTGACATGGGCGGCATGGGCGGCATGGGCGGCATGATGTAA
- a CDS encoding ABC-F family ATP-binding cassette domain-containing protein, translating into MMILQVNQLSKSFGADTILTNIKLEVRSRDRIAVVGRNGAGKSTLLKIIAGKLSYEKGDIIKPKDLTMGYLDQHSGLDSKLTLKEELLSVFDFLKKMEKEMRAIEEKMAQAGPDKLESLMKTYDRLQQEFKDKGGYQYEAEVRSVMHGLGFAGFDDSVRVQDLSGGQKTRLALGKMLLTKPDLLILDEPTNHLDIDTLTWLEQYLQSYSGAILIVSHDRYFLDKVVTQVYEITRSQSKKYIGNYSSYLQLKAEQLERETKLYEKQQDEIAKLQDFVDRNLARASTTKRAQSRRKQLERMEIMDKPLGDEKSASFRFEITRQSGNDVLRVEDLTVSYQDQPPLLRSLDFRITRGESVALVGPNGIGKSTLLKALIQKLQPVSGTIATGSHVSIGYYDQEQAELTSSKRVLDELWDDYPEMNEKDIRTCLGNFLFSGEDVLKPVHALSGGEKARLALAKLMLQKANFLILDEPTNHLDLDSKEVLENALIDYPGTILFVSHDRYFINRIATKVLELSRDKAEEYLGDYDYYTEKKAQQLELKELEKQTEERQKAASEKPGAKKSYEEEKELKRKERQRQRRIEDIETRITAIEEQIEKNEELLCNPDVFQDHEKVQEIHSENEQLNEELEQLLSEWETLSTNE; encoded by the coding sequence ATGATGATTTTACAAGTAAATCAGCTTTCAAAATCGTTTGGAGCCGATACGATTTTAACGAATATAAAACTCGAAGTCAGGTCTCGGGACCGGATTGCGGTCGTCGGACGCAACGGCGCCGGAAAATCGACTCTTCTAAAGATTATCGCAGGAAAGCTCTCATACGAAAAGGGGGACATCATCAAACCTAAAGATTTGACGATGGGCTACCTTGACCAGCATTCCGGCCTCGATTCCAAGCTGACGCTTAAAGAGGAATTGCTGTCGGTATTTGATTTTCTTAAAAAAATGGAAAAAGAAATGCGCGCGATCGAGGAAAAGATGGCGCAAGCCGGACCGGACAAGCTTGAATCATTAATGAAGACATATGACAGGCTTCAGCAGGAGTTCAAGGACAAAGGCGGCTACCAATATGAGGCAGAGGTCAGATCCGTCATGCACGGGCTCGGCTTTGCGGGATTTGACGACTCCGTCCGCGTTCAGGATTTAAGCGGAGGCCAAAAAACAAGACTTGCCCTCGGAAAAATGCTTTTGACAAAACCCGACCTCCTCATTTTGGACGAACCGACAAACCACTTGGATATCGACACCCTGACATGGCTCGAACAATATTTGCAAAGCTACAGCGGAGCGATTTTAATCGTTTCCCATGACAGGTACTTTCTTGACAAAGTGGTTACCCAAGTTTACGAGATTACCAGGTCCCAAAGCAAAAAATATATCGGGAACTACAGCTCTTATCTCCAATTAAAAGCCGAGCAGCTGGAAAGGGAAACAAAGCTTTACGAAAAGCAGCAGGACGAAATCGCCAAGCTGCAGGATTTCGTCGATCGGAACTTGGCAAGGGCTTCGACGACGAAACGGGCGCAGAGCAGACGAAAGCAGCTTGAACGGATGGAGATCATGGACAAACCGCTTGGAGATGAAAAGTCGGCGTCATTCCGCTTTGAAATTACAAGGCAAAGCGGAAACGATGTACTGCGAGTGGAAGACCTGACGGTAAGCTATCAGGACCAGCCCCCGCTTCTCCGTTCACTGGATTTTCGCATTACCCGCGGGGAAAGCGTTGCACTAGTCGGGCCGAACGGAATCGGCAAGTCGACCCTTTTGAAAGCATTGATCCAAAAGCTGCAGCCGGTGTCGGGAACAATCGCGACGGGCTCTCACGTCTCAATCGGATACTACGACCAGGAACAGGCTGAATTGACGTCGTCAAAACGCGTGCTTGACGAGCTTTGGGACGATTATCCGGAGATGAATGAAAAGGATATCAGGACCTGCCTCGGCAACTTCTTGTTCTCGGGAGAAGATGTATTAAAGCCTGTACATGCATTAAGCGGTGGCGAAAAAGCCAGGCTTGCCCTCGCCAAGCTGATGTTGCAAAAAGCGAACTTCCTTATTCTTGATGAGCCGACAAACCATCTCGACCTGGACAGCAAGGAAGTCTTGGAGAACGCTTTAATCGATTACCCGGGAACGATATTATTTGTGTCCCATGACCGCTATTTTATCAACCGGATTGCGACAAAAGTACTGGAGCTTTCTCGCGACAAAGCCGAAGAATATTTAGGCGACTACGATTATTACACGGAAAAAAAAGCGCAGCAGCTTGAACTGAAAGAACTAGAAAAACAGACGGAAGAGCGTCAGAAAGCCGCTTCCGAAAAACCGGGCGCAAAAAAGAGCTATGAAGAAGAAAAAGAGCTGAAAAGAAAAGAACGCCAGCGGCAGCGCAGGATTGAAGACATCGAAACAAGAATTACGGCCATTGAAGAACAAATTGAAAAGAATGAAGAGCTCCTATGCAATCCCGACGTCTTCCAAGACCACGAGAAGGTTCAGGAAATCCACTCTGAAAATGAACAGCTGAATGAGGAGCTTGAACAGCTGTTATCAGAATGGGAAACACTATCTACAAATGAATAA
- a CDS encoding redox-sensing transcriptional repressor Rex — protein sequence MNMDHSKIPQATAKRLPLYYRFLKNLHASGKQRVSSAELSDAVKVDSATIRRDFSYFGALGKKGYGYNVNYLLSFFRKTLDQDETTNVTLIGVGNLGTAFLHYNFIKNNNTKIAMAFDINEEKIGTEVGGVPVYDLNKLEEHMTDDDIPVAILTVPAQAAQSITDRLVALGIKGILNFTPARLNVPEHIRIHHIDLAVELQSLVYFLKHYSMQEK from the coding sequence ATGAACATGGATCATTCAAAAATTCCGCAAGCGACAGCGAAACGGCTGCCATTATATTATCGTTTTTTAAAAAACCTTCATGCATCCGGGAAACAGCGTGTATCTTCCGCTGAGCTGAGCGATGCCGTCAAAGTCGATTCCGCGACCATCCGAAGGGATTTCTCGTACTTCGGCGCGCTCGGGAAAAAAGGATACGGCTACAATGTCAATTATTTGCTGTCCTTTTTCAGAAAGACGCTTGATCAGGATGAAACGACGAACGTAACGCTTATTGGCGTGGGGAATTTGGGGACAGCCTTTCTCCATTACAATTTTATCAAAAACAATAATACAAAAATCGCCATGGCGTTTGACATCAATGAAGAAAAAATCGGAACCGAGGTCGGCGGCGTTCCCGTCTATGACCTGAATAAGCTTGAAGAGCATATGACGGATGATGATATCCCGGTCGCCATTTTGACGGTTCCAGCTCAAGCCGCACAGTCGATTACAGACAGGCTGGTGGCGCTTGGCATTAAAGGCATTCTTAATTTCACGCCGGCTCGCTTGAATGTGCCGGAACACATTCGCATTCATCATATAGATTTGGCAGTGGAACTTCAGTCGCTGGTGTATTTTCTGAAACATTATTCAATGCAGGAAAAGTAA
- a CDS encoding twin-arginine translocase TatA/TatE family subunit produces MPTIGPGSFILIVVVALLIFGPKKLPELGRAAGNTLREFKNATKGLADDDSDNKKKEDQ; encoded by the coding sequence ATGCCAACAATCGGTCCTGGAAGCTTTATTTTAATTGTCGTGGTGGCGCTTTTGATATTCGGCCCGAAAAAACTTCCCGAGCTGGGAAGAGCGGCGGGAAACACGCTGCGGGAGTTTAAAAATGCGACAAAAGGTTTGGCTGACGACGATTCCGATAATAAAAAGAAAGAAGATCAGTAG
- the tatC gene encoding twin-arginine translocase subunit TatC, whose protein sequence is MTFMKGKEMSLLEHITELRRRLVITFFFFVLFVAAGFFLAKPLIIYLQQTDEAKLLTLNAFKLTDPLFVYVQFAFIIGAVLTSPLVLYQLWAFISPGLYEKERKVTLSYIPISIILFLGGIAFSYFILFPFVVDFMTRVSDDLNVNQVIGIHEYFQFLLQLTLPFGLLFQMPVVIMFITRLGLVTPMFLAKIRKYAYFVLFVIAALITPPELLSHLMVSVPLLILYEISIVISRISYRQAQKTMIQEENQSFLNDHTK, encoded by the coding sequence ATGACATTTATGAAGGGAAAAGAAATGTCGCTGTTAGAACATATCACAGAACTGCGCAGACGGCTTGTGATCACTTTTTTCTTTTTTGTTTTGTTTGTTGCGGCAGGCTTTTTTTTGGCGAAGCCGCTCATAATCTACCTGCAGCAGACGGATGAAGCGAAGCTGCTGACTCTCAATGCGTTCAAGCTGACCGATCCTTTATTTGTGTACGTGCAGTTCGCGTTCATCATCGGCGCTGTCTTGACTTCGCCGCTTGTTCTATACCAGCTGTGGGCTTTCATCAGCCCGGGGCTGTATGAAAAAGAACGAAAAGTGACGCTCAGCTATATTCCAATATCGATCATTCTTTTTTTAGGCGGCATTGCCTTTTCTTACTTTATTTTATTTCCGTTTGTCGTGGACTTTATGACGAGAGTCTCAGATGATCTGAATGTCAACCAGGTCATCGGAATACACGAATATTTTCAGTTTCTGCTTCAGTTGACGCTTCCTTTTGGCTTGTTGTTTCAGATGCCTGTGGTCATCATGTTTATCACAAGGCTCGGTCTCGTGACGCCGATGTTTTTGGCGAAAATCCGAAAATATGCATATTTTGTGTTGTTCGTCATTGCGGCGCTCATTACACCGCCTGAGTTATTGTCGCATTTAATGGTCTCCGTGCCATTGCTCATTCTTTATGAAATCAGTATCGTGATTTCAAGAATATCCTACAGGCAGGCGCAAAAAACAATGATTCAAGAGGAAAATCAATCGTTTTTGAACGACCATACAAAATAA
- the groES gene encoding co-chaperone GroES, which produces MLKPLGDRVVIELVESEEKTASGIVLPDSAKEKPQEGKVVAAGSGRVLESGERVALEVKTGDRIIFSKYAGTEVKYEGTDYLILRESDILAVIG; this is translated from the coding sequence TTGTTAAAGCCATTAGGTGATCGCGTTGTCATTGAGCTCGTTGAGTCTGAAGAAAAAACTGCTAGCGGAATCGTACTTCCTGACTCCGCAAAAGAAAAACCACAAGAGGGTAAAGTGGTTGCAGCCGGTTCAGGCCGTGTGTTAGAGAGCGGAGAGCGCGTTGCATTAGAAGTTAAAACAGGCGACCGCATCATCTTCTCAAAATATGCAGGTACCGAAGTGAAATATGAAGGTACTGACTACTTAATCTTGCGTGAAAGCGACATTTTAGCTGTTATCGGCTAA
- the moaC gene encoding cyclic pyranopterin monophosphate synthase MoaC, whose product MNEFTHFNEQGRAKMVDISEKEASVRTAAAVSSVSMNREVHEKIKNREIGKGDVLAVAQVAGIMAAKQTSAIIPMCHPIALKGVDIAFCWEKKEQKSILHIQSNVKTKGSTGVEMEALTSASVCALTVYDMCKAADKGMVIGPTFLLEKTGGKNGDYKREKADVDMED is encoded by the coding sequence ATGAATGAGTTTACACATTTTAATGAACAAGGCAGAGCCAAGATGGTTGATATAAGCGAAAAGGAAGCTTCAGTGCGCACAGCTGCGGCTGTTTCAAGCGTGTCCATGAATCGAGAAGTACATGAAAAAATCAAAAACCGCGAAATCGGAAAAGGCGATGTGTTGGCGGTGGCGCAAGTGGCCGGAATCATGGCTGCAAAACAGACATCCGCCATCATCCCGATGTGTCATCCGATCGCTCTGAAAGGAGTCGACATCGCCTTTTGCTGGGAGAAGAAAGAGCAGAAGAGCATCCTGCATATACAATCTAACGTCAAGACCAAAGGGAGCACAGGTGTGGAAATGGAAGCGTTAACGTCGGCCTCCGTATGTGCGCTGACCGTTTATGACATGTGCAAAGCGGCGGATAAGGGAATGGTGATAGGACCGACCTTTCTTCTCGAAAAGACAGGCGGGAAAAACGGTGACTATAAAAGGGAAAAAGCTGATGTAGACATGGAGGATTAG
- a CDS encoding CPBP family intramembrane glutamic endopeptidase, translating into MRKQYWFIILAYVLMQLSAVVGLPLLYFLGVGRGQPKAEAQLTLTGVWSVIAFTLCLVIVLLILRTVPKTTLRNRPKASVAASIGWAVAGVFLALFAQSIAASIEMNLFGVNPESENMQRIMKIITALPLMVFVSSVFGPILEEIIFRKIIFGAIYEKTNFFVAALFSSVLFSVVHLDFSHLLIYTAMGFTFAFLYVRTNRIIVPIFAHVAMNTLVVLLQTFREPIEEYLKNVEKMQMIIGGFL; encoded by the coding sequence TTGAGAAAACAATACTGGTTTATTATATTGGCATACGTTCTCATGCAATTGTCGGCGGTTGTCGGCTTGCCTCTTCTCTACTTTTTGGGAGTGGGCAGAGGACAGCCCAAGGCTGAAGCTCAGCTTACATTGACGGGCGTCTGGTCTGTCATCGCGTTTACCCTCTGTCTCGTCATCGTGCTGCTGATTTTGCGGACGGTGCCGAAGACGACGCTTCGCAATCGTCCAAAAGCATCGGTTGCAGCGTCAATCGGATGGGCGGTAGCCGGCGTTTTTCTCGCTTTGTTTGCGCAGTCAATTGCCGCTTCGATCGAAATGAACTTGTTCGGGGTCAACCCGGAATCCGAAAATATGCAGCGGATTATGAAAATCATCACCGCATTGCCGCTGATGGTGTTTGTCTCTTCTGTATTCGGTCCGATTCTTGAAGAAATCATTTTCAGAAAGATCATTTTCGGTGCGATCTATGAGAAAACGAATTTTTTCGTTGCCGCTCTGTTCAGTTCGGTGCTCTTCTCGGTCGTCCATTTGGATTTCAGCCATCTGCTCATTTATACGGCAATGGGATTCACATTCGCCTTTTTATATGTCAGGACCAACCGGATTATCGTCCCGATTTTCGCCCATGTCGCCATGAATACGCTCGTCGTCTTGCTGCAGACATTCCGGGAGCCTATTGAAGAATATTTGAAAAACGTCGAGAAAATGCAAATGATTATTGGAGGATTTCTATGA